The DNA region ACGGCTCATGGCGCGCCCGGCAGGACTCGAACCTGCAACCGCCGGCTTAGAAGGCCGATGCTCTATCCGGTTGAGCTACGGGCGCAGAATAATCGCCGAATCATACAGAGCGCGAATCGGCTGGTCGGGGCGGCAGGATTCGAACCTGCGACCTACTGCTCCCAAAGCAGTTGCGCTACCAGGCTGCGCTACACCCCGTTTCCAAGCCGGTCAATGTTACGGATGTCGGCACTTCGGGTCAATAACCTGAAGCGAAAATTCTCAATCGTTCCACGCCACCAGCCCTGCCCTGACCCTGGGTCGGCGGTCCTCGCCCGGCGTCGTCCACGCCAGCAGCAGGCGCTGGTCATTGAGCACGACAAGGGCTGGAAAACCACTGACACGCCCACCATCCAGGCCAACCACTTCACGAGTTTCCTGCTGATTGCCGGCACCATCGAAACGCGTCAGGACCAATTCGGCCCCACCGTCTTTCTCCCGGATCCACGCAAGGACAAAGCCGTCGCCATGCCAATCCAGCGCCACTCGGCCCAGCGCTTCGTCCGTACCGAGCGCCACCGGCTCGGAGAAATCGCGACCCGCATCATGCGAAACGGCCACGCGCACCTGCGGGACACCATCGGGCATGGTGAACCAGGCGGCTGCCACATTCTCCCCATTGGCGATCAGCGCCGGTCCGTTGACCGGGCAACCGCCAATCATCCAGCCATCCTCGTGTAACAGACGGGGACTGGACCATGATTCTCCGTCATGGCCGACCGCCCAGATATCGCGGATCTCCTCGTCGCTGCGACCCCGGTAGATCACCAGCGGACCGCGCGCGGTCATCGCCGAAGCCGTCTGACAACAGTCGCATACCCGCTCATCGAGCATCTGCTTGTCTTCAATCGCATCTCCGGGCCCGATCCGCGCGGTGCGCAAGGTCATGTCCCCGCCATGGCCATGATGATGGTCCCCATGCCCACCATCCCCCGCTTCGGCCGTATAGCGGCCATCCAGCCAGACCATTCCGGCCGTGGCCTCGTCCCAGGCGAAGTAGCTCACGAAGCCATGCTCGGTCTGGGTACCGTCCCGGTGAGGCACGGCGGGCTCACTCCAGCTTGCCCCCTGATCGGTGCTGCGGGCAAACATCACGTCGTAGGCAAAGGTGGCCGGGCCCGACTTTGCCAGCCAGTGCGCCATCCAGTCGCCATTCGGCAGCACGAACAGGCCCGGCGTATCCGCCCAGTTGGCAAACCAGTCCTCGCCATGCGCGATCGTTATCGGATCGGAAACCGCCCCGCCATCAATCACCGAAAAACGGAACGCGTGCCCATCACCTTCAGGCTCCAGCCAGGTCAACACGGCCTGACCATCCTCCAGTGTGGCCAGATGGGGCGCCATGCTGCCGCTGCCGGCCGGCAGCTCGATGTACTCGATCTCGGCGTTTGTGGCGGCAGCGAGTAACAGGACAGACAGGAGTATCGGGATTCTTGGCATGGCAGACGTTTCCGTGGGGATCATCACAAGATACCAAACTCTCGGCGCCCGCTCCCGATCAAAAAAACCCGCCACAAGGGCGGTTTTTTTTAATGATGGCGGAGAGGGAGGGATTGACTGCGCACCCTGCGGGTGCTTGCCCTCAGCTTCGCTTCGGGTCGCTCCGCCGGCAGTGCCGGCTGCGCATCGAGCTCGCCTGCGGCTCGGTTCGAACCGGGGTTCTCATCCGTAGTCCCCGCTCCCCGAGCATTAAAAAACCCGCCACATGGGCGGGTCTTTTAATGATGGCGGAGAGGGAGGGATTGACTGCGCACCCTGCGGGTGCTTGCCCTCAGCTTCGCTTCGGGTCGCTCCGCCGGCAGTGCCGGCTGCGCATCGAGCTCGCCTGCGGCTCGGTTCGAACCGGGGTTCTCATCCGTAGTCCCCGCTCCCCGAGCATTAAAAAACCCGCCACATGGGCGGGTCTTTTAATGATGGCGGAGAGGGAGGGATTCGAACCCTCGAACGGGGGTTACCCGTTAACGGTTTTCGAGACCGCCGCATTCGACCACTCTGCCACCTCTCCGCAAAAACCAGATTGTAACGGCATTCGGAAATGCCAAGCCGCCTGGCGGCGGGCGGTCCTTGCGGACCGCGAGAGGGAGGGATGGCTGCGCCCGCTTTCAGCGGGCTTGTCCTTCGGACTGAAGTGCTGCGCACTTCAGCGAGCTCGCGCCTGCGGCGCTCGGTTCGAACCCTCGAACGGGGGTTACCCGTTAACGGTTTTCGAGACCGCCGCATTCGACCACTCTGCCACCTCTCCGTAGAACCTGTTGTACCGGCGATTTTTCGACTCCGGGGCTGCACTCTTCTGGTCGTCCCGGAAACGCCGAAGGCGTTATCCGGGACCTCACTGACCAAGCGGCAGCCAGCGAGTGCAAGCCGAGCATTATAACGCAGCCAATGCTCATTGAGCACCCTCATTCAAAGCTGACGCCCCGCGAATTTTAGCTGCCCGGGTACAACGATACACGGTAAAGTCTCTCCATGGCTTCCGCACCTGTCTCCAACAAGGTCACCGGTCCAGGTGGCAAGTCTCGCTGGCGTTTCTGGATCGACCGCGGCGGCACGTTCACCGACCTGGTCGCGCGCCGGCCCGATGGCGAACTGGTCGCGACCAAGCTGCTGTCGGAGAATCCCGACCAGTACGAGGATGCGGCCACCGAGGGCATTCGCCGCCTGCTGGGGCTCGACTCG from Wenzhouxiangella sp. AB-CW3 includes:
- a CDS encoding sialidase family protein, producing MPRIPILLSVLLLAAATNAEIEYIELPAGSGSMAPHLATLEDGQAVLTWLEPEGDGHAFRFSVIDGGAVSDPITIAHGEDWFANWADTPGLFVLPNGDWMAHWLAKSGPATFAYDVMFARSTDQGASWSEPAVPHRDGTQTEHGFVSYFAWDEATAGMVWLDGRYTAEAGDGGHGDHHHGHGGDMTLRTARIGPGDAIEDKQMLDERVCDCCQTASAMTARGPLVIYRGRSDEEIRDIWAVGHDGESWSSPRLLHEDGWMIGGCPVNGPALIANGENVAAAWFTMPDGVPQVRVAVSHDAGRDFSEPVALGTDEALGRVALDWHGDGFVLAWIREKDGGAELVLTRFDGAGNQQETREVVGLDGGRVSGFPALVVLNDQRLLLAWTTPGEDRRPRVRAGLVAWND